Proteins from one Streptomyces sp. 840.1 genomic window:
- a CDS encoding MarR family winged helix-turn-helix transcriptional regulator, translating into MHQSSSPPGPTDEQRIESAARGLLRGIGRLAQTLFRAGDFGLTRSQTAVLDALEDAPRRVTALAAYTGMAQPRVTVVLQSLEERGLASRERRAADRRVVEASLTPAGRELLCEGRRRMAAALLRGLDAGVEDSERAVSDARDALTTLLNAIEPETS; encoded by the coding sequence ATGCATCAATCGTCGTCCCCGCCAGGCCCCACCGACGAGCAGCGCATCGAGAGCGCTGCCAGGGGCCTCCTCAGAGGCATCGGACGACTCGCGCAGACGCTCTTCCGCGCCGGCGACTTCGGGCTCACCCGCAGCCAGACGGCCGTACTCGACGCACTGGAGGACGCCCCACGGAGGGTGACCGCACTCGCGGCGTACACGGGTATGGCCCAGCCGCGCGTGACCGTGGTCCTGCAGAGCCTCGAAGAGCGCGGCCTCGCATCGCGCGAACGCCGCGCAGCCGACCGCCGCGTCGTGGAGGCGTCCCTCACACCGGCCGGCAGGGAACTGCTCTGCGAGGGCCGCCGCCGGATGGCCGCGGCACTCCTGCGCGGCCTCGACGCCGGCGTCGAGGATTCCGAGCGCGCCGTGAGCGATGCCCGCGACGCACTCACCACCCTGCTGAACGCGATCGAACCGGAGACCAGTTGA
- a CDS encoding phosphocholine-specific phospholipase C: MTTDISRRRLFAFGGGVLGAAAAGSLLPPSLQAAIAAEPAHSVGPGGGDGLGAIKHVVILMQENRSFDHYFGTLRGVRGFGDRNAVELPSGKPVFEQPAPLGASVLPFPVRGAAETQKKDLQYIGALDHSWSGGGKAWAGGWMNGWVTTKTAATMAYYDRRDIPLHYELADTFTVCDAYHSSIHSSTSPNRNHLWSGKTGNEPNGKRAVGNDAYDEGTHPGYDWGTYAERLEKAGRSWRTYTEWENFTDNQIEFFATFKAIARKALAKTGGHTYMESFYSAVRDADAAGRERLFGLLEEGVATLDKAERRLFERALRRVETGTLADEFAKDVAAGTLPEVSYLVPSAVDSEHPSVSSPIHSATIVYKVLDALGKHPDVWRHTAVIINYDENDGFFDHVPPPVASPEVTEEQWEGKPTGLGMRVPMLVVSPWTIGGYVCSEVFDHTSVIRFLERWTGVREPNIGDWRRTVTGDLTSAFDFSRGRRRPEVEQPGAIPPFSGRWSPRPPLVQHMPVQERGARPARALPYQPDAQAKVVDGAVRLALSNTGRSSAHFALYPYAGEFPVPQHRDVKGTAQWVVPVTGAAYRFTVTGPNGFRREFAGSTKDGAPAEVASRIDARERDLHLTLRNTGRTTLTFTVRPRGYVDEADLSDWTRTVKVKPGRSRTMVHSAADAHGWYDLDVTVGGDDAFRRRLMGHIENGRASVSG; encoded by the coding sequence TTGACCACGGACATTTCACGGCGACGGCTCTTCGCGTTCGGCGGTGGTGTGCTCGGCGCTGCGGCGGCGGGGTCGCTGCTGCCGCCTTCGCTGCAGGCCGCGATAGCCGCCGAGCCTGCGCATTCGGTCGGGCCCGGAGGCGGTGACGGGCTCGGAGCCATCAAGCACGTGGTGATCCTGATGCAGGAGAACCGTTCTTTCGACCACTACTTCGGGACGCTCCGGGGCGTACGCGGCTTCGGTGACCGCAACGCCGTCGAGCTGCCCTCCGGCAAGCCGGTCTTCGAGCAGCCCGCACCGCTGGGCGCCTCCGTTCTGCCGTTCCCGGTGCGCGGTGCCGCCGAGACGCAGAAGAAGGACCTCCAGTACATCGGTGCGCTCGACCACTCCTGGAGCGGCGGCGGCAAAGCGTGGGCCGGCGGGTGGATGAACGGCTGGGTGACCACGAAGACGGCCGCCACCATGGCGTACTACGACCGCCGTGACATCCCCCTGCACTACGAGCTGGCCGACACCTTCACGGTCTGCGACGCCTACCACTCCTCCATCCACTCCTCGACCAGCCCCAACCGCAACCACCTGTGGAGCGGGAAGACAGGCAACGAGCCGAACGGCAAGCGGGCCGTCGGGAATGACGCGTACGACGAGGGCACCCACCCCGGATACGACTGGGGCACCTATGCGGAACGACTGGAGAAGGCCGGGCGCAGCTGGCGCACGTACACCGAGTGGGAGAACTTCACCGACAACCAGATCGAGTTCTTCGCCACCTTCAAGGCCATCGCCCGCAAGGCGCTGGCGAAGACCGGCGGGCACACGTACATGGAGTCGTTCTACTCCGCCGTGCGGGACGCGGACGCAGCCGGGCGGGAACGGCTGTTCGGCCTGCTGGAGGAGGGCGTCGCCACCCTGGACAAGGCCGAACGCCGCCTCTTCGAGAGGGCGTTGCGCCGGGTGGAGACCGGAACACTGGCCGACGAGTTCGCCAAGGACGTGGCGGCCGGCACCCTGCCCGAGGTCTCCTATCTGGTGCCTTCCGCCGTCGACTCGGAGCACCCGAGCGTCTCCTCGCCGATCCACAGCGCGACGATCGTCTACAAGGTCCTGGACGCGCTGGGCAAGCACCCCGACGTGTGGCGGCACACCGCCGTCATCATCAACTACGACGAGAACGACGGCTTCTTCGACCACGTGCCGCCGCCGGTCGCCTCGCCCGAGGTGACCGAGGAGCAGTGGGAGGGCAAGCCCACCGGCCTTGGCATGCGGGTGCCGATGCTCGTCGTGTCGCCATGGACCATCGGCGGCTACGTCTGCTCCGAGGTCTTCGACCACACCTCTGTGATCCGCTTCCTGGAGCGCTGGACGGGGGTGAGGGAACCGAACATCGGCGACTGGCGGCGCACCGTCACCGGCGACCTGACCTCGGCTTTCGACTTCTCGCGAGGACGCCGGCGACCCGAGGTGGAGCAGCCGGGCGCAATCCCGCCGTTCAGCGGCCGCTGGTCGCCCAGGCCGCCACTCGTGCAGCACATGCCCGTGCAGGAGCGGGGGGCCCGTCCGGCCCGTGCACTGCCGTACCAGCCGGACGCGCAGGCGAAGGTGGTGGATGGTGCGGTGCGGCTGGCCCTCAGCAACACGGGTCGTTCGTCGGCGCACTTCGCGTTGTATCCGTACGCGGGCGAGTTCCCCGTGCCGCAGCACCGGGACGTGAAGGGCACGGCACAGTGGGTGGTGCCCGTCACCGGCGCGGCGTACCGGTTCACGGTGACAGGGCCGAACGGCTTCCGCCGCGAGTTCGCCGGGTCCACGAAGGACGGTGCTCCGGCCGAGGTTGCGTCGCGGATCGACGCCCGTGAGCGCGATCTGCATCTCACGCTGCGCAACACGGGCCGGACGACGCTCACTTTCACGGTGCGGCCGCGGGGATACGTCGACGAGGCGGATCTGAGCGACTGGACCAGGACCGTCAAGGTCAAGCCGGGGCGCAGCCGCACGATGGTGCACTCGGCTGCCGACGCGCATGGCTGGTACGACTTGGACGTCACGGTCGGCGGGGACGACGCCTTCCGGCGTCGGCTGATGGGGCACATCGAGAACGGCCGCGCGAGCGTCTCGGGCTGA
- a CDS encoding CDP-glycerol glycerophosphotransferase family protein — MAQSLADLASAGVRRTLRFFPESSQAEREELRAAARNLLDTHGEGALTGLPPGERVMWHLASEGRAEDLVKVVRSRRRDPGAFLVTGTRRPRLALPGLRNLALPDRIAALKSRDLPVTAQLTSVDWRGDDLVWEGYAFVANLSRPSGRIMGRFAVLEHGETGDRIKLRLRRTRNEQATVASGQALHCYDDTGFEVVVSARRLRELAGRGPGQWFLYVGIPGPGGVYGARVRQRDAGTAGHNHVRHLADGSRLVVGFTKNAVSITVQQPPVEIESCTVTDGELLLVARARAGAEVPTAVRIVEGDTKVDSPLTPLSGSADTFRRYQSVFRLDRLVANDQPGIKTLQFKVTLRGADGLGQDALLAEGFTTSRHWLAPGRELAVHRDGPGKLMLATRAVRPVVDTMTETGSGELVLEGTYPSEEAARKKVILRHGVRFEEKELPVHLADGRFTFRIEPEQAPQVNGPDLPLCPGRWYVFFRDVDAWDKSGDVPVTLRPEQVGELPMRFSGPQRAYTVDRRYFDRIFIEPERLLGPDEHGAYRQRILREAYFHEQRKLPLRDAVVYLSLGGKQFSDSPRSVYEELVRRGAEVEHIWTQDGGLPEMPPEARVVAAGSREWYEALARSRYVVTNTAVGDWFVTRPGQRVVQTWHGTPLKKIGKDLLGSPQSSPSYIAGLPHSYRQFDFVVSPNAYTTEIMRRAYSIEGDLLESGYPRNDVFYTPDRDARAARVRERLGLPEGKKVVLYAPTWREDQRHASKLYKLDLRIDLAAAQAELGHDHVLLFRKHPKVHGSVPGVGRGFVWDVTRYPDIADLYLVADVLITDYSSALFDFAHSDKPMLFFTYDLEHYRDTLRGLYFDFTTRAPGPLVETSEELVKALRDVDAVKAQFREKYAQFKRDFCEPGDGLATARVVDRMLLGGPHSAALTDG; from the coding sequence ATGGCGCAGTCTCTCGCCGATCTCGCATCGGCAGGAGTGCGGAGGACCTTGCGATTCTTTCCCGAGAGCTCACAGGCCGAGCGCGAGGAGTTGCGTGCCGCGGCGCGGAACCTGCTCGACACCCACGGCGAGGGAGCCCTCACCGGCCTGCCTCCGGGCGAGCGCGTCATGTGGCATCTCGCTTCCGAGGGGCGTGCCGAGGATCTCGTCAAGGTGGTCCGGAGCCGGCGCAGGGACCCGGGCGCCTTCCTCGTGACAGGAACCCGGCGCCCCCGGCTGGCGCTGCCGGGGCTGCGGAACCTCGCACTGCCCGACCGGATAGCCGCGCTCAAGAGCCGCGACCTGCCGGTGACGGCGCAGCTCACCTCGGTCGACTGGCGCGGCGACGATCTGGTGTGGGAAGGATACGCGTTTGTCGCGAACCTGTCACGACCGTCGGGTCGCATCATGGGCCGGTTCGCGGTGCTGGAGCACGGGGAGACCGGCGACCGCATAAAGCTGCGCCTGCGCCGCACCAGGAACGAGCAGGCAACCGTCGCCTCCGGACAGGCGCTCCACTGCTACGACGACACGGGTTTCGAAGTCGTCGTCTCCGCTCGCCGGCTGCGCGAGCTCGCCGGGCGCGGTCCCGGCCAGTGGTTCCTCTATGTCGGGATACCGGGACCGGGCGGGGTCTACGGCGCACGGGTGCGCCAGCGCGACGCCGGCACCGCTGGGCACAACCACGTCCGTCACCTGGCGGACGGCTCACGTCTCGTGGTCGGCTTCACCAAGAATGCCGTGAGCATCACGGTGCAGCAGCCCCCTGTCGAGATCGAGTCCTGCACCGTCACGGACGGCGAACTGCTCCTGGTCGCCAGGGCGCGCGCCGGCGCCGAGGTCCCCACCGCCGTGCGCATCGTCGAAGGCGACACCAAAGTCGACAGCCCCCTCACTCCCCTGTCCGGTTCCGCCGACACGTTCCGGCGCTACCAATCGGTCTTCAGACTCGACCGGCTGGTCGCGAACGACCAGCCGGGAATCAAGACCCTCCAGTTCAAGGTGACCCTGCGGGGAGCCGACGGCCTCGGCCAGGACGCCCTCCTCGCCGAGGGCTTCACGACCAGCAGGCACTGGCTTGCCCCCGGCCGTGAACTGGCCGTCCACCGCGACGGACCCGGCAAACTGATGCTGGCGACCCGAGCCGTCCGACCCGTGGTCGACACGATGACCGAGACGGGGTCGGGAGAGCTGGTGCTCGAGGGTACGTATCCCAGCGAGGAGGCGGCCCGGAAGAAGGTCATCCTGCGGCACGGCGTCCGCTTCGAGGAGAAGGAACTGCCGGTCCATCTGGCCGACGGGCGGTTCACCTTCCGGATCGAGCCCGAGCAAGCCCCTCAGGTGAACGGTCCCGACCTTCCCCTGTGCCCCGGTCGCTGGTACGTGTTCTTCCGCGACGTGGACGCCTGGGACAAGTCCGGAGACGTCCCGGTGACCTTGCGCCCGGAGCAGGTCGGGGAACTGCCCATGCGCTTCAGCGGCCCGCAGCGTGCCTACACCGTGGACCGCCGCTACTTCGACCGCATCTTCATCGAGCCGGAGCGGCTGCTCGGCCCCGACGAGCACGGCGCCTACCGGCAGCGCATACTGCGCGAGGCGTACTTCCACGAGCAGCGCAAGCTCCCCTTGCGCGATGCGGTCGTCTACCTGAGCCTCGGGGGCAAGCAGTTCTCGGACTCGCCCCGGTCGGTCTACGAGGAGCTGGTGCGCCGGGGGGCCGAGGTCGAGCACATCTGGACCCAGGACGGCGGGCTGCCCGAGATGCCGCCGGAGGCGCGCGTGGTGGCCGCGGGCAGCCGCGAGTGGTACGAGGCACTGGCGCGCAGCCGCTACGTCGTCACCAACACCGCGGTGGGCGACTGGTTCGTCACCCGCCCCGGGCAGCGAGTCGTGCAGACCTGGCACGGCACACCGCTGAAGAAGATCGGCAAGGACCTGCTCGGCTCTCCCCAGTCGAGCCCCTCCTATATCGCCGGCCTGCCGCACAGCTACCGGCAGTTCGACTTCGTGGTGTCGCCGAACGCGTACACCACGGAAATCATGCGCAGGGCGTACTCCATCGAAGGCGACCTGCTCGAGAGCGGGTATCCGCGCAACGACGTCTTCTACACCCCCGACCGCGACGCGCGCGCCGCGCGGGTCAGGGAGCGGCTCGGCCTGCCCGAGGGCAAGAAGGTGGTGCTCTACGCTCCTACCTGGCGGGAAGACCAGCGGCACGCGAGCAAGCTGTACAAACTCGACCTGCGGATCGACCTGGCCGCGGCGCAGGCCGAACTCGGTCACGATCATGTGCTGCTCTTCCGCAAGCACCCGAAGGTCCACGGCAGCGTGCCGGGTGTCGGCCGGGGCTTCGTGTGGGATGTCACCCGCTACCCGGACATCGCCGATCTGTACCTCGTCGCCGATGTGCTGATCACCGACTACTCCTCGGCGCTCTTCGACTTCGCGCACTCGGACAAGCCGATGCTGTTCTTCACCTACGACCTGGAGCACTACCGGGACACGCTGCGCGGCTTGTACTTCGACTTCACCACCCGGGCGCCCGGCCCGCTGGTGGAGACCTCCGAAGAACTGGTCAAGGCCCTGCGCGACGTCGATGCCGTCAAAGCGCAGTTCCGGGAGAAGTACGCCCAGTTCAAGAGGGACTTCTGCGAGCCCGGGGACGGTCTCGCGACAGCACGGGTCGTGGACCGCATGCTCCTCGGCGGTCCGCACTCCGCAGCCTTGACCGACGGCTGA
- a CDS encoding MFS transporter — translation MTSAATAPPPASNLRRIVAASLIGTTIEWYDFFLYGSAAALVFNKLFFPDSDPLVGTLLSFLTYAVGFAARPIGALVFGHYGDRLGRKKLLVLSLLMMGGATFAIGLLPTHATVGAAAPVLLTVLRLVQGFALGGEWGGAVLLVSEHGDARRRGFWASWPQTGAPAGQLLATGVLSALTAVLSDTAFESWGWRIPFLLSGVLVVIGLWIRLSVDESPLFKAALVRAAEREAAAGAAERMPVVAVLRHHWRDVLIAMGARMAENISYYVITAFILVYATTSADLSKQTALNAVLIASAVHFAVIPMWGALSDRVGRRPVYLFGAVGVGVWMFPFFALIDTRSFGSLLLAVTVGLIFHGAMYAPQAAFFSEMFATRMRYSGASMGAQFSSVAAGAPAPLIATALLADYDSSTPIALYVIAAALITVLAVVCAEETRHRDLADVEPDSGRAAPAAVAADARSVSRRPAEPVE, via the coding sequence ATGACCTCCGCAGCAACCGCTCCCCCACCCGCCTCCAATCTCCGCCGCATCGTCGCCGCCAGCCTCATCGGCACGACCATCGAGTGGTACGACTTCTTCCTCTACGGCTCAGCGGCCGCCCTCGTCTTCAACAAGCTGTTCTTCCCCGACTCCGACCCGCTCGTCGGAACCCTGCTGTCCTTCCTCACGTATGCCGTCGGGTTCGCCGCACGGCCGATCGGCGCGCTGGTCTTCGGGCACTACGGCGACCGGCTCGGGCGCAAGAAGCTGCTGGTGCTCAGCCTGTTGATGATGGGCGGCGCGACCTTCGCGATCGGGCTGCTGCCGACCCATGCCACCGTCGGGGCCGCGGCCCCGGTGCTGCTCACGGTGCTCCGGCTGGTGCAGGGGTTCGCCCTCGGCGGTGAGTGGGGCGGCGCCGTGCTGCTGGTGTCGGAGCACGGCGATGCGAGGCGGCGCGGTTTCTGGGCCTCGTGGCCGCAGACCGGGGCGCCCGCCGGGCAGTTGCTCGCCACCGGGGTGCTCTCCGCGCTCACCGCCGTGCTGTCGGACACGGCCTTCGAGTCCTGGGGCTGGCGCATCCCGTTCCTGCTCTCGGGTGTGCTGGTCGTCATCGGTCTGTGGATTCGTCTCTCCGTCGATGAATCGCCCCTGTTCAAGGCGGCGCTCGTACGGGCAGCTGAGCGCGAGGCCGCGGCCGGGGCGGCGGAGAGGATGCCTGTGGTGGCCGTCCTGCGGCACCATTGGCGCGATGTGCTGATCGCCATGGGCGCCAGGATGGCGGAGAACATCAGCTACTACGTCATCACGGCGTTCATCCTCGTCTACGCGACGACCTCGGCGGACCTCAGCAAGCAGACGGCTCTCAACGCCGTACTCATCGCCTCGGCCGTCCACTTCGCCGTCATCCCGATGTGGGGCGCGCTCTCCGACCGGGTCGGCCGCAGGCCGGTCTACCTGTTCGGCGCGGTCGGGGTCGGGGTGTGGATGTTCCCCTTCTTCGCGCTGATCGACACCCGGAGCTTCGGGAGCCTGCTGCTCGCCGTCACGGTCGGACTGATCTTCCACGGGGCGATGTACGCGCCGCAGGCGGCGTTCTTCTCCGAGATGTTCGCGACCCGGATGCGGTACTCGGGCGCTTCGATGGGCGCCCAGTTCTCGTCCGTCGCGGCCGGTGCCCCGGCCCCGCTCATCGCCACCGCCCTGCTCGCGGACTACGACAGCTCGACGCCCATCGCCCTGTACGTCATCGCCGCGGCGCTCATCACCGTACTGGCGGTCGTCTGCGCCGAGGAGACCCGGCACCGGGACCTCGCGGACGTGGAGCCGGACAGCGGCCGGGCGGCGCCCGCGGCGGTGGCCGCGGACGCCCGTTCGGTCAGCCGGAGGCCGGCCGAACCCGTGGAGTGA
- a CDS encoding FUSC family protein, whose translation MISPDTASSDTTAQRAPSAPPTGAPAPAAGVPRAVAPRRVGGPRRRWDWVLAADPGLGQLQAGWRTLVAMVTALAVGYGMARALDIPAMIGMMVGGMMGLMSAFAVAENTWQRLTRAILWMPFPYAAVLWLAAELHDDRGLEISLMVGALALTFFLARFGQLYLLTGMMLFNGLMVGMMANIPADMSGKAFAVALVSAVAVLVTRLLLCYPMPREDLLRTQRAFVVEARRVADAAIDALDPDADQQRAVRRMSRSLRRLNITTVTIDGRLAQPEVAADPDMAELLHRHLFDAELALRGIGRAVQDLAGLDVPSRLREAMTVGLVVARDTPLGSAQGLRPAAGIIRQQAAQVLRDAEEAGRRSESVEPAYRVAQLLDSLAGSLSRWLALGWSSPQSPAKVPFLPTVALERNRPAGSGAAAQRVLAAGTETSWRRAIPFARVPLHAGVAAAIVCPITDAIDPHRFYWGLVGVMITLFGTNTTHERLRKFGHRMAGTVIGAVIGIALLHLVGHGHVYVMLTVIVAGLSLGAWGMQRAYAFWVAGLVVALVQLYGLTTPYGGMDHLLGERLLDNGLGILVATACAAVIFPLSGRRVTREAERGYVSAVDDLVSQLALRWEDPEAPVRLRGAARAVDSALLQVVSLARPLVRMPIGVRGRAAEHRTALLSTATGHARALAAAADIDIDLAPRQAERFARITATLTRSLQALDRSLAAGEPEDCWERASPLVRELKAELDTAPPGPRASRIRTALRELSALDESLAGYAERCGLTVRSTPPEHGTSSPMERRTQALVAQWSTHRSPRDNAVQGDPAGHRDPAVHGDTARTGPAAAEPRTEPAPADRAAPHDGVTVAGSVRCARHPAGCAGWVTVINAKGKRVAAGRVQSGRYRVGGLRPGPHTLVVSAAAHAPHAEFLSVPRAERTGAVGHDMHL comes from the coding sequence TTGATCAGCCCAGACACCGCCTCGTCGGACACGACGGCGCAGCGCGCACCGTCCGCACCCCCCACCGGCGCCCCCGCACCAGCGGCAGGCGTTCCGCGCGCCGTCGCACCCCGCCGGGTGGGCGGACCCCGACGGCGCTGGGACTGGGTGCTCGCGGCAGACCCCGGCCTCGGCCAGCTGCAGGCGGGATGGCGCACGCTCGTCGCCATGGTGACCGCCCTCGCCGTCGGCTACGGGATGGCGCGGGCCCTCGACATCCCCGCCATGATCGGCATGATGGTCGGCGGGATGATGGGCCTGATGAGCGCCTTCGCCGTGGCCGAGAACACCTGGCAGCGACTTACCCGCGCCATCCTGTGGATGCCGTTCCCCTACGCCGCCGTCCTGTGGCTCGCCGCCGAACTGCACGACGACCGCGGCCTGGAGATCAGCCTGATGGTCGGCGCCCTCGCGCTGACCTTCTTCCTCGCCCGGTTCGGACAGCTCTACCTGCTCACGGGCATGATGCTGTTCAACGGCCTGATGGTCGGCATGATGGCGAACATCCCGGCGGACATGTCGGGCAAGGCGTTCGCCGTCGCCCTGGTGTCCGCCGTCGCGGTGCTCGTGACCCGGCTGCTGCTCTGCTACCCGATGCCCCGCGAGGACCTGCTGCGCACCCAGCGGGCCTTCGTCGTGGAAGCCCGCCGGGTGGCGGACGCGGCCATCGACGCACTGGACCCCGACGCCGACCAGCAGCGGGCCGTACGCCGCATGTCACGCTCCCTGCGCCGTCTCAACATCACCACCGTCACCATCGACGGCCGGCTCGCCCAGCCGGAGGTCGCAGCCGACCCCGACATGGCCGAGCTGCTGCACCGCCACCTCTTCGACGCGGAGCTGGCCCTGCGGGGGATCGGCCGGGCCGTCCAGGACCTGGCCGGACTCGATGTGCCCAGCCGCCTGCGCGAGGCGATGACGGTCGGTCTCGTCGTCGCCCGGGACACCCCGCTCGGCAGCGCCCAGGGGCTGCGCCCCGCGGCCGGGATCATCCGTCAGCAGGCCGCTCAGGTGCTCCGTGACGCCGAGGAGGCCGGCCGCCGGTCGGAGAGCGTCGAACCGGCCTACCGCGTGGCCCAGCTGCTGGACTCCCTGGCCGGCTCGCTCTCCAGGTGGCTCGCGCTGGGCTGGAGCTCCCCGCAGTCCCCGGCGAAGGTCCCCTTCCTGCCGACCGTGGCCCTGGAACGCAATCGCCCCGCCGGGTCGGGAGCCGCCGCACAGCGGGTGCTCGCGGCGGGCACGGAGACCAGCTGGCGCCGGGCCATCCCCTTCGCACGCGTACCGCTGCACGCCGGGGTCGCCGCCGCCATCGTCTGCCCGATCACCGACGCCATCGACCCGCACCGCTTCTACTGGGGTCTGGTCGGCGTGATGATCACCCTCTTCGGTACGAACACGACCCATGAGCGGCTGCGCAAGTTCGGCCACCGCATGGCGGGCACCGTGATCGGCGCTGTGATCGGCATCGCGCTCCTCCACCTGGTGGGCCACGGCCACGTCTACGTGATGCTCACCGTCATCGTGGCGGGCCTCTCGCTCGGTGCCTGGGGGATGCAGCGCGCGTACGCCTTCTGGGTCGCCGGACTCGTCGTCGCGCTGGTGCAGCTGTACGGGCTGACGACGCCCTACGGCGGCATGGACCACCTCCTCGGTGAGCGGCTGCTGGACAACGGCCTCGGCATACTCGTCGCGACCGCGTGTGCGGCGGTGATCTTCCCGCTCTCCGGCCGCAGGGTCACCCGGGAGGCGGAGCGCGGCTATGTGTCCGCCGTCGACGACCTCGTCTCGCAGCTCGCCCTTCGCTGGGAGGACCCCGAGGCGCCTGTCCGCCTGCGCGGCGCCGCACGCGCGGTGGACTCCGCGCTGCTCCAGGTCGTGAGCCTGGCCCGGCCGCTGGTCAGGATGCCGATCGGGGTACGGGGGCGTGCGGCGGAGCATCGCACCGCCCTGCTCTCCACGGCCACCGGCCACGCCCGCGCCCTCGCGGCGGCGGCCGACATCGACATCGACCTGGCGCCCCGGCAGGCCGAACGGTTCGCGCGCATCACCGCGACGCTGACCCGTTCGCTGCAGGCGCTGGACCGCTCGCTCGCCGCCGGCGAACCCGAGGACTGCTGGGAGCGGGCGAGCCCGCTGGTACGGGAACTGAAGGCGGAGCTGGACACGGCGCCCCCGGGCCCCCGGGCATCGCGCATCCGCACGGCGCTGCGGGAGCTGTCCGCGCTCGACGAGTCGCTCGCCGGGTACGCGGAGCGGTGCGGGCTCACCGTGCGCAGCACCCCGCCGGAGCACGGGACGAGCTCACCGATGGAACGCCGCACGCAGGCACTGGTGGCGCAGTGGTCCACGCACAGGTCGCCACGGGACAACGCCGTTCAGGGGGACCCGGCCGGTCACAGGGACCCCGCCGTTCACGGGGATACCGCGCGCACCGGCCCGGCCGCCGCCGAACCCCGTACGGAGCCGGCCCCGGCGGACCGTGCCGCGCCGCACGACGGGGTCACCGTCGCCGGCTCCGTCCGGTGTGCCCGGCACCCGGCCGGCTGCGCCGGATGGGTCACCGTGATCAACGCGAAGGGGAAGCGGGTCGCGGCAGGGCGGGTGCAGTCGGGCCGCTACCGCGTCGGCGGGCTGCGGCCGGGCCCTCACACGCTCGTCGTGTCGGCGGCCGCCCACGCCCCGCACGCGGAATTCCTGTCCGTGCCGCGCGCGGAGCGGACCGGCGCGGTCGGGCACGACATGCACCTGTAG